From the genome of Papaver somniferum cultivar HN1 chromosome 2, ASM357369v1, whole genome shotgun sequence, one region includes:
- the LOC113348569 gene encoding uncharacterized protein LOC113348569: MDEVLTAADASSSSRSFNSSPILPSNLPLLSAFLAFAIAQFLKLFTTWYKERRWDSKRMFGSGGMPSSHSATVTALAVAIGFHDGTGTSSFALAVVLAAVVMYDATGVRLHAGRQAEVLNQIVCELPTEHPLSNVRPLRELLGHTPLQVAAGAILGCIVAFFMRTSG; this comes from the exons ATGGATGAGGTACTCACAGCTGCAGatgcttcttcatcttctcgttCATTTAATTCTTCTCCAATTCTCCCTTCAAATCTTCCTCTTCTCTCCGCTTTCCTCGCCTTTGCTATTGCTCAATTTCTGAAGCTCTTTACCACCTG GTATAAAGAGAGGAGATGGGATTCCAAAAGGATGTTTGGATCTGGTGGAATGCCCTCATCACATTCAGCTACTGTTACGGCTCTTGCTGTTGCAATTGGGTTTCATGATGGAACCGGAACATCATCATTTGCACTTGCTGTGGTCTTAGCTGCTGTT GTGATGTATGATGCAACTGGTGTTAGACTACATGCAGGTCGACAAGCTGAA GTGCTGAACCAGATAGTTTGTGAACTTCCTACAGAGCACCCTTTATCAAATGTTAGACCCCTACGTGAATTGCTAGGTCATACTCCTCTGCAG GTTGCTGCGGGTGCTATCTTGGGTTGTATAGTAGCATTTTTCATGAGGACTTCTGGCTAG
- the LOC113348568 gene encoding uncharacterized protein LOC113348568, with protein sequence MKKKAGGLLSGRNVLSLGSKIVITLSAILCVYSLLRIHSQSKKYSSSSTRRSYSLVDEPFQGSPKIAFLFLTRRNLPLDFLWETFFQNADVGNFSIYVHSEPGYVFDESTTRSPIFYGRQLKKSIQVVWGESSMIEAERLLFGEALQDPANQRFVLLSDSCVPLYNFSHIYNYMMSSSKSFVDSFLDAKEGRYNPKMSPNIPKGKWRKGSQWIALVRKHAKVIVNDDFVLPVFKRYCKRRPPMDFGRGKQNLKFQTQHNCIPDEHYVQTLLAMSDLEGELERRTLTYTFWNESKTETDRKAWHPFTFGYADAGTQQINEIKVINHVNYDSEYRVEWCKSNSTLVNCFIFARKFSRGAAMRLLSEGIVGNFKDTAMLDTPF encoded by the exons ATGAAGAAGAAAGCAGGAGGTTTATTATCTGGACGTAACGTACTTAGTTTAGGGTCTAAGATTGTGATTACACTTTCAGCTATTTTATGTGTCTATTCTCTTCTAAGAATTCATTCTCAATCTAagaaatattcttcttcttcgactcGGAGATCTTATAGTTTAGTAGATGAGCCATTTCAAGGCTCTCCGAAGATTGCTTTTCTATTTCTAACTCGCAGAAATCTCCCTCTTGATTTTCTTTGGGAGACCTTCTTTCAG AATGCAGATGTGGGGAATTTCTCAATTTATGTTCATTCTGAACCTGGATATGTATTTGATGAATCAACTACTAGGTCTCCAATTTTCTATGGCCGGCAATTGAAAAAGAGTATTCAG GTTGTTTGGGGAGAATCAAGTATGATTGAAGCAGAAAGATTGCTCTTCGGTGAAGCACTTCAAGATCCAGCAAACCAGAGATTTGTTCTTTTATCTGATAG TTGCGTCCCTTTGTATAACTTCAGCCACATATACAATTATATGATGTCATCTTCGAAAAGCTTCGTTGACAG CTTTCTTGATGCAAAGGAAGGACGCTACAATCCGAAGATGTCACCTAATATACCAAAGGGCAAGTGGCGAAAAGGATCCCAG TGGATTGCATTAGTTCGGAAACATGCAAAGGTTATTGTTAATGATGATTTTGTCCTTCCGGTGTTCAAGAGGTACTGTAAG CGACGACCACCCATGGATTTTGGCAGGGGAAAACAGAACCTT AAATTCCAGACGCAGCACAACTGTATACCAGACGAGCACTATGTGCAGACATTACTTGCT ATGAGTGATCTTGAAGGAGAACTTGAACGAAGAACGCTAACCTACACATTCTGGAATGAATCCAAAACAGAAACTGACCGTAAAGCATGGCATCCGTTCACTTTTGGTTATGCTGATGCAGGCACTCAGCAAATTAATGAAATAAAG GTCATCAACCATGTGAACTATGATTCTGAGTACCGGGTTGAATGGTGTAAATCTAATTCTACACTAGTTAATTGTTTCATATTCGCGAGGAAGTTTTCAAGAGGGGCAGCTATGCGCCTTTTGAGTGAGGGCATAGTAGGTAACTTTAAAGATACTGCAATGTTGGACACACCATTTTGA
- the LOC113351683 gene encoding uncharacterized protein LOC113351683 gives MSNIDANYLSHPPVRASTGEIVITIPKDVIRRSKEIWKFSIVGRFDFKILGTKFEDVKRILCEQWRLTGQVQFIPWVKGYFVIKISNEVDRKRVSYEGPWKVKEQQLKMMPWIPMFNPESEKNSRATVWVRFPYLHFEYWEEEILFRIARGLGKPVAVDPRTLRVEYGYFAAILVDIDFSKPLPKLVIDDEDCPEGFRLDYDFLNKPDFCDHCKSVGHTLSQCRTAKYKDLEKLHDTEEDDLKRAVIKAEMDELKDYWKKEKYVKPKDKPPPPAHTGGGGGGGEQSLDPKKMGYVLEE, from the coding sequence ATGTCCAATATTGATGCGAATTATTTATCACATCCTCCTGTTCGAGCTTCTACTGGGGAGATTGTGATTACAATTCCTAAGGATGTCATTCGGCGTTCTAAAGAAATATGGAAATTCAGTATTGTAGGTCGTTTTGATTTCAAAATCCTGGGTACCAAGTTTGAAGATGTTAAGCGAATTCTTTGCGAACAATGGAGATTAACAGGCCAAGTCCAGTTTATTCCATGGGTGAAAGGTTATTTTGTCATTAAGATTAGCAATGAGGTTGATCGTAAAAGAGTTAGCTATGAAGGTCCGTGGAAGGTTAAGGAACAACAATTAAAGATGATGCCATGGATTCCTATGTTTAATCCTGAATCGGAAAAGAACTCAAGGGCCACGGTTTGGGTGCGTTTCCCATATCTTCACTTTGAATATTGGGAGGAGGAGATCTTATTTCGAATTGCTCGTGGCCTTGGAAAGCCTGTGGCTGTTGATCCGAGAACATTGAGAGTTGAATATGGTTATTTTGCTGCGATACTGGTGGATATAGATTTTTCAAAACCTTTGCCTAAGCTTGTTATTGATGATGAGGATTGTCCGGAAGGTTTTCgtcttgattatgattttttgaatAAGCCTGATTTTTGTGATCATTGTAAATCAGTTGGTCACACTTTGTCCCAATGCAGAACAGCTAAATATAAAGATTTGGAGAAGCTGCATGATACTGAAGAGGATGATTTAAAACGTGCGGTTATCAAGGCTGAAATGGATGAACTGAAAGATTATTGGAAGAAGGAAAAATATGTCAAGCCAAAAGATAAGCCTCCACCACCGGCTCAtactggaggaggaggaggaggaggagaacaaTCTTTGGATCCTAAGAAGATGGGTTATGTATTGGAGGAGTGA